In the genome of Carnobacterium viridans, one region contains:
- a CDS encoding glycosyltransferase family 4 protein — protein MDKVLILASIAPMIEGFNVPNIHLLQDEGYEVHVLANFKDEDTAANERNHRFRKQLEQQRVTVFDVAINRNPFKVINYSAYKEIKQIIDREEYAFIHCHSPIGGVLSRLAAREARKRQTKVVYTAHGFHFFKGAPTKNWLMYYTVEKWLSRYTDCLITINEEDYRTALTKQFKAKRIEKISGVGINKNKFKPIDSELKDLRRSLSGYKKEEFLLIYVGELSKRKNQHLAITMMKTVIKTIPQAKLLLVGDGELKEQYAQQIKDLQLEENVFLLGYRTDVDQLMSIADIVISTSTQEGLPVNLLEAMGTGLPIIATDCRGNRDLIHHGENGYLVGLEENERLAGYIDTLYHSNSLREDFGLRSLEYLDTYSVQAVMSQMTQIYRFVKYAQDDPALIGERKATKAFIK, from the coding sequence ATGGATAAAGTATTAATTTTAGCATCAATTGCTCCAATGATAGAAGGCTTCAATGTGCCAAATATACACTTACTGCAAGATGAGGGGTATGAAGTCCATGTTTTAGCAAATTTTAAAGATGAAGATACAGCAGCGAATGAAAGAAATCATCGATTTAGAAAGCAACTAGAACAACAAAGAGTAACAGTCTTCGATGTAGCCATTAACCGAAATCCATTTAAAGTTATAAATTACTCAGCTTATAAAGAAATCAAACAAATTATTGACCGTGAAGAGTATGCGTTTATTCATTGCCATTCTCCAATCGGAGGCGTGTTGTCCAGGCTCGCAGCTAGAGAAGCTCGCAAACGTCAGACTAAAGTTGTATATACCGCGCACGGGTTTCATTTTTTCAAAGGTGCACCAACAAAAAATTGGTTAATGTACTATACAGTAGAAAAATGGCTGTCTAGGTATACGGATTGTTTGATCACCATTAATGAAGAAGACTATCGTACAGCTCTTACTAAACAATTTAAGGCGAAGAGAATTGAAAAAATTAGTGGAGTAGGCATCAATAAAAATAAATTTAAGCCAATCGATTCAGAATTAAAAGATTTAAGAAGAAGTTTATCAGGATATAAAAAAGAAGAATTTCTCTTGATTTACGTTGGAGAACTAAGTAAAAGAAAAAACCAGCATCTGGCTATCACTATGATGAAAACCGTCATTAAGACTATACCCCAAGCTAAATTGTTGTTAGTTGGAGATGGCGAATTAAAAGAACAGTATGCTCAACAAATCAAAGATTTGCAGTTAGAAGAAAATGTGTTTTTATTAGGTTACCGAACGGATGTTGATCAGTTAATGAGTATAGCAGATATCGTTATTTCTACTTCAACGCAAGAAGGTTTACCGGTGAATCTTTTAGAGGCAATGGGAACGGGTCTTCCAATAATCGCTACGGACTGCAGGGGCAATCGGGACTTGATTCATCATGGTGAGAATGGTTACTTGGTAGGTTTAGAAGAAAATGAACGGTTGGCAGGATACATTGACACCCTTTATCATTCAAATAGTTTGAGAGAGGATTTTGGTTTGAGAAGTTTAGAATATCTTGATACCTATTCTGTTCAAGCCGTAATGAGCCAAATGACACAAATTTATCGTTTTGTAAAATATGCTCAGGATGATCCAGCGCTTATCGGCGAAAGAAAAGCAACAAAGGCTTTTATAAAATGA